A section of the bacterium genome encodes:
- a CDS encoding succinylglutamate desuccinylase/aspartoacylase family protein — protein sequence MAKDRSIQAPFEIGGQGVPPGEQRTIDLPLSLLFDHTPVTMTVKVVHGRRPGPRLFVSAAIHGDEINGVEIIRRLLLSPTLFRMRGTLIAVPVVNVYGFISRTRYLPDRRDLNRSFPGSTNGSLAAQLASLFTEQIVRRCTHGIDLHTGAIHRPNFPQIRCDLTKPEIREMSRAFGAPVTLHADPLEGSLRDVVRDMNIPIVLYEGGEALRLDELAIRVGLNGILGVMSEIGMTRKRRSLRKVQPLEVHSSYWVRAPAGGIFHTVLRGGSTVRENQQVGMIVDPFGESQVEVNARESGVIIGATNLPVVNQGDALVHIARARDVVAAGARVSILQHEEAEEIGSGPPV from the coding sequence GTGGCAAAGGATAGGTCCATTCAGGCCCCCTTCGAGATCGGAGGGCAGGGCGTTCCCCCGGGCGAGCAGCGCACGATCGATCTGCCGCTTTCCCTGCTGTTCGATCACACGCCCGTCACCATGACGGTGAAGGTGGTCCACGGCAGAAGGCCGGGGCCGCGCCTTTTCGTCTCCGCCGCCATTCACGGGGACGAGATCAACGGGGTGGAGATCATCCGGCGGCTTCTGCTCTCCCCCACCCTCTTCCGGATGCGCGGCACCCTGATCGCCGTGCCCGTCGTCAACGTCTACGGCTTCATCTCGCGCACGCGCTATCTGCCCGACCGGCGCGATCTGAACCGCTCCTTTCCCGGCTCGACCAACGGATCGCTCGCGGCCCAGCTCGCCTCCCTGTTCACCGAACAGATCGTCCGACGCTGCACCCACGGGATCGATCTGCACACCGGTGCCATCCACCGGCCGAACTTCCCGCAGATCCGCTGCGACCTCACCAAGCCCGAGATCCGCGAGATGTCGCGCGCCTTCGGCGCCCCCGTCACCCTGCACGCCGACCCCCTGGAGGGCTCCCTGCGCGATGTGGTCCGCGACATGAACATCCCCATCGTGCTCTACGAGGGGGGAGAAGCCCTCCGGCTCGACGAGCTCGCCATCCGCGTCGGGCTCAACGGCATCCTCGGCGTCATGTCGGAAATCGGGATGACCCGCAAAAGGCGCTCGCTCCGGAAAGTCCAGCCGCTCGAAGTCCACTCGAGCTACTGGGTGCGCGCCCCGGCGGGGGGCATCTTCCACACCGTGCTGCGGGGGGGGTCCACCGTGCGGGAAAATCAGCAGGTCGGCATGATCGTCGATCCCTTCGGCGAGTCCCAGGTCGAGGTCAACGCCCGCGAGAGCGGCGTCATCATCGGCGCGACGAACCTTCCCGTCGTGAACCAGGGAGACGCCCTCGTCCACATCGCCCGGGCGAGGGATGTCGTCGCGGCCGGCGCGCGCGTGAGCATCCTCCAGCACGAGGAAGCTGAGGAGATCGGCAGCGGCCCGCCCGTCTAG
- a CDS encoding RimK/LysX family protein produces the protein MEKTHSPRKKLKHRLPKKIIGCSEWVRLPMLHIPAMKAKVDTGARTSALHALDPEPFRKAGETWIRFGVIPDTARPHARRLCSAPIADRRMVTNSGGHREHRYFIHTLIELGGETWEAEVSLTDRATMKFDLLIGRTALRGHFLVDPGRSYLAGRPREKTGWRPAPLHLSHTHKEKRH, from the coding sequence ATGGAAAAAACGCATTCTCCGAGAAAAAAGCTGAAACACCGGCTGCCGAAAAAGATCATCGGCTGCAGCGAGTGGGTCCGCCTGCCCATGCTGCACATTCCCGCCATGAAGGCGAAGGTGGACACCGGGGCGCGCACGTCCGCCCTGCACGCCCTCGATCCGGAGCCCTTTCGGAAGGCGGGGGAGACGTGGATCCGCTTCGGGGTGATCCCCGACACCGCCCGGCCCCATGCCCGTCGGCTCTGCAGCGCCCCCATCGCCGACCGCCGGATGGTGACCAACTCCGGCGGCCACCGCGAGCACCGCTATTTCATCCACACCCTGATCGAGCTCGGGGGCGAAACGTGGGAGGCCGAGGTCTCCCTCACCGATCGGGCCACCATGAAATTCGATCTCCTCATCGGACGTACCGCGCTGCGCGGCCACTTTCTCGTCGACCCGGGCCGGTCATATCTCGCGGGCCGGCCGAGGGAGAAAACAGGGTGGCGTCCAGCCCCCCTCCATCTTTCGCACACCCACAAGGAGAAACGGCATTGA
- a CDS encoding endonuclease/exonuclease/phosphatase family protein, translating into MAIPFKRPTPKHRFEAAKEKAAITRLFGEREVPESRPGRLLLATWNIANLGAQKRTADALEVIAHILRRFDLIAVQEVNDNYKTFESVIQEAGSSFGYIMTDTAGNEERLAYVYRKDKVRPRSLFGELALRPSSYPKHTVRVRWRGKDKKEHVDVFPSHRFVPFDRNPYIGSFACGAIDFTLANVHLYFGEFQDSKTRELRKKYARRVLEIFALSKWAGSRLGEKKTTYDKDIVLLGDMNVPAMDPEESTYKALIKFGWKPVEYVSRTAGSNLGNDKTYDQMAFAPGSIGRRITAQGVFDFDNALFRPLWERLEETLPKSRAIGLFNRHVKHHISDHRPLWVELDVE; encoded by the coding sequence ATGGCCATCCCGTTTAAAAGACCAACCCCCAAGCACCGCTTCGAGGCCGCGAAGGAGAAGGCCGCGATCACGAGACTCTTCGGCGAACGCGAGGTCCCGGAATCCCGGCCGGGCCGCCTGCTCCTCGCCACGTGGAACATCGCCAACCTGGGGGCGCAGAAGCGGACGGCGGACGCCCTCGAGGTCATCGCCCACATCCTCCGGCGCTTCGATCTGATCGCGGTGCAGGAGGTGAACGACAACTACAAAACCTTCGAGTCCGTGATTCAGGAGGCGGGAAGTTCGTTCGGCTACATCATGACCGACACGGCGGGCAACGAGGAGCGGCTCGCCTACGTCTACCGCAAGGACAAGGTCCGGCCGCGGAGCCTTTTCGGGGAGCTCGCGCTGCGCCCCTCCTCGTATCCCAAGCACACCGTCCGGGTCAGGTGGCGCGGCAAGGACAAAAAAGAGCACGTGGACGTTTTCCCCAGCCACCGCTTCGTCCCCTTCGACCGGAACCCCTACATCGGCTCCTTCGCGTGCGGAGCGATCGACTTCACCCTCGCGAACGTCCATCTTTACTTCGGGGAATTTCAGGACTCCAAAACGCGCGAGCTCCGTAAAAAGTACGCCCGCCGCGTTCTTGAGATCTTCGCCCTCAGCAAGTGGGCCGGCTCGCGCCTCGGCGAGAAGAAAACCACCTACGACAAGGACATCGTCCTGCTCGGCGACATGAACGTCCCCGCCATGGACCCGGAGGAGAGCACCTACAAGGCACTGATCAAATTCGGCTGGAAGCCCGTCGAGTACGTCTCGCGCACCGCGGGCTCGAACCTCGGGAACGACAAGACTTATGATCAGATGGCCTTCGCCCCGGGCAGCATCGGCCGCCGCATCACGGCCCAGGGGGTGTTCGACTTCGACAACGCCCTCTTCCGCCCGCTCTGGGAGCGCCTCGAGGAGACCCTGCCCAAGAGCCGCGCCATCGGCCTCTTCAACCGCCACGTCAAGCACCACATCTCCGACCACCGGCCGCTGTGGGTGGAGCTGGATGTGGAGTGA
- the rimK gene encoding 30S ribosomal protein S6--L-glutamate ligase, whose product MKIALLCRHPKLYSHRRLIEAAEKRGHEIEVFDTLRVYMNISTHRPEIRYKGERVEGFDAVIPRIGASVTFYGLAVLRQFEMQGVYPLNESVAIGRSRDKLRSMQLLSRRGIGLPVTGFAHSTKYSEDLVEMVGGTPVVIKLLEGTQGIGVVLGETPRSAQSMIEAFRGLKTNILVQEFIKEAEATDIRCLVIGDRVVASMTRKGAEGEFRSNLHRGGHADRTKITPEERSTAVRSARIMGLNVAGVDMLRSHHGPVVMEVNSSPGLEGIETASGVDVAGQIIQFIEKNAQPNKTKTRGKG is encoded by the coding sequence TTGAAGATCGCGCTGCTCTGCCGGCACCCCAAGCTCTATTCCCACAGGCGCCTCATCGAGGCGGCGGAGAAGCGCGGCCATGAGATCGAGGTGTTCGACACCCTGCGCGTCTACATGAACATCTCCACCCACCGGCCCGAGATCCGCTACAAGGGGGAGCGCGTCGAGGGCTTCGACGCCGTCATCCCGCGCATCGGCGCATCGGTCACCTTCTACGGCCTCGCCGTCCTGCGCCAGTTCGAGATGCAGGGGGTCTATCCCCTCAACGAATCGGTGGCCATCGGCCGCTCACGCGACAAGCTGCGCTCGATGCAGCTGCTCTCCCGCCGGGGGATCGGCCTGCCGGTGACCGGCTTCGCCCACTCCACCAAGTACAGCGAGGATCTGGTCGAGATGGTGGGCGGCACCCCGGTGGTGATCAAGCTGCTGGAGGGCACCCAGGGGATCGGCGTGGTCCTCGGCGAGACGCCCCGATCGGCCCAGAGCATGATCGAGGCCTTCCGCGGGCTCAAGACCAACATCCTCGTCCAGGAGTTCATCAAGGAAGCCGAGGCCACCGACATCCGCTGCCTCGTCATCGGCGACCGGGTGGTGGCTTCGATGACCCGCAAGGGGGCCGAGGGCGAGTTCCGCTCGAACCTCCACCGCGGCGGCCACGCCGATCGGACCAAGATCACCCCCGAGGAGCGCTCGACCGCCGTCCGCTCGGCGCGGATCATGGGGCTCAACGTCGCCGGGGTGGACATGCTCCGCTCCCATCACGGACCGGTCGTCATGGAGGTGAACTCCTCCCCCGGCCTCGAGGGCATTGAAACGGCCTCGGGCGTTGACGTGGCGGGGCAGATCATCCAGTTCATCGAAAAAAACGCCCAGCCCAACAAGACGAAGACCCGTGGCAAAGGATAG